From a region of the Streptomyces sp. NBC_01454 genome:
- a CDS encoding acetylxylan esterase → MFIDLPLDELHAYRPPVPEPPGFDAFWQRTLDAARTHDLAARFTEVDTGLALLSCHDAEFAGFGGHRIRGWFLRPRAAAGPLPCVVQYLGYGGGRLLPHDWLLWPSAGYATLVMDTRGQSGPNRPGDTPDPVGSGNPGVPGKLTQGLLDPDDYYYRRLYTDAVRAVEAARGHDAVDAERVVVAGHSQGGALALAMTGLVPGLAGALIDVPFLTHIRRALEVTDAGPYGELSRYFAGARGHIDTALHTLDHFDGLNFAVRATAPALFGTALRDAVVPPSTGFAAYHHYAGEKELEVWRFNAHESGGGEQRAAELAFVRRVLG, encoded by the coding sequence GTGTTCATCGACCTGCCCCTGGACGAGCTCCACGCCTACCGCCCGCCGGTGCCCGAACCCCCCGGCTTCGACGCGTTCTGGCAGCGCACCCTCGACGCGGCCCGCACCCATGACCTCGCTGCCCGCTTCACCGAGGTCGATACCGGGCTCGCCCTCCTCAGCTGCCATGACGCCGAGTTCGCCGGCTTCGGCGGGCACCGTATCCGCGGCTGGTTCCTGCGGCCGCGCGCGGCCGCCGGGCCGCTGCCGTGCGTCGTGCAGTACCTCGGCTACGGCGGCGGCCGGCTGCTGCCGCACGACTGGCTGCTGTGGCCGTCCGCCGGGTACGCCACGCTGGTCATGGACACCCGCGGCCAGAGCGGGCCCAACCGCCCCGGGGACACCCCCGATCCGGTCGGCTCAGGCAATCCGGGCGTCCCCGGCAAACTCACCCAGGGCCTGCTCGACCCCGACGACTACTACTACCGGCGGTTGTACACCGACGCCGTACGGGCCGTGGAGGCGGCGCGCGGCCATGACGCGGTGGACGCCGAGCGCGTCGTGGTCGCCGGCCACAGCCAGGGCGGCGCGCTCGCCCTGGCCATGACCGGACTGGTCCCCGGGCTGGCGGGGGCGCTGATCGATGTGCCCTTCCTGACGCACATCCGGCGGGCGCTCGAGGTCACGGACGCGGGCCCGTACGGCGAACTGTCCCGCTACTTCGCCGGCGCCCGCGGCCATATCGACACCGCCCTGCACACCCTGGACCACTTCGACGGCCTGAACTTCGCCGTCCGCGCGACCGCCCCGGCCCTGTTCGGCACGGCGCTGCGCGATGCGGTGGTGCCGCCGTCCACCGGCTTCGCCGCGTACCACCACTACGCGGGCGAGAAGGAGCTGGAGGTGTGGCGGTTCAATGCCCATGAGAGCGGCGGCGGCGAACAGCGGGCGGCGGAGCTGGCGTTCGTGCGGCGGGTGCTCGGGTGA
- the xylA gene encoding xylose isomerase: MSRQPVPADKFSFGLWTIGWQGRDPFGEATRRALDPVESVHRLADLGAYGVTFHDDDLIPPGAGDTAREAAVARFRQALDATGLVVPMATTNLFTHPVFKDGAFTANDRDVRRYALRKTLRNIDLAAGLGAHIYVAWGGREGAESGAAKDVRAALDRMKEAFDLLGQYVVEQGYDLRFAIEPKPNEPRGDILLPTVGHALAFIEQLERPELYGVNPEVGHEQMAGLNFPHGIAQALWADKLFHIDLNGQSGIKYDQDLRFGAGDLRSAFWLVDLLETAGYDGPRHFDFKPPRTEDLDGVWTSAAGCMRNYLLLRERAAAFRTDPAVQDALHAARLDQLGRPTADDGLAGLLADPTAYESFDAEAAAARGMAFEHLDQLALEHLMGAV, from the coding sequence ATGAGCCGTCAGCCCGTCCCCGCGGACAAATTCAGCTTCGGCCTGTGGACCATCGGCTGGCAGGGCCGCGACCCCTTCGGGGAGGCCACCCGCCGCGCCCTGGACCCCGTCGAATCGGTCCACCGCCTCGCCGACCTCGGCGCGTACGGCGTCACCTTCCACGACGACGATCTGATCCCGCCCGGCGCAGGGGACACCGCACGCGAAGCGGCCGTGGCCCGCTTCCGGCAGGCCCTGGACGCCACCGGCCTGGTCGTCCCGATGGCCACCACCAACCTCTTCACCCACCCCGTCTTCAAGGACGGCGCCTTCACCGCCAACGACCGTGATGTCCGCCGCTACGCGCTGCGCAAGACACTCCGCAACATCGACCTCGCCGCCGGGCTGGGCGCGCACATCTATGTGGCATGGGGCGGCCGGGAGGGCGCGGAGTCCGGCGCGGCCAAGGACGTCCGGGCGGCGCTGGACCGGATGAAGGAGGCCTTCGACCTGCTCGGCCAGTACGTCGTCGAGCAGGGCTACGACCTGCGGTTCGCCATCGAGCCCAAGCCCAACGAGCCGCGCGGCGACATCCTGCTGCCCACCGTGGGCCACGCCCTCGCCTTCATCGAACAGCTGGAGCGCCCCGAGCTCTACGGCGTCAACCCCGAGGTCGGGCACGAGCAGATGGCCGGGCTGAACTTCCCGCACGGCATCGCCCAGGCGCTCTGGGCGGACAAGCTCTTCCACATCGACCTCAACGGCCAGAGCGGGATCAAGTACGACCAGGACCTGCGGTTCGGCGCCGGCGACCTGCGCTCCGCGTTCTGGCTGGTCGACCTGCTGGAGACGGCCGGCTACGACGGCCCGCGGCACTTCGACTTCAAACCGCCGCGCACCGAGGACCTCGACGGTGTCTGGACCTCGGCGGCCGGCTGTATGCGCAACTACCTCCTCCTGCGGGAGCGCGCGGCGGCCTTCCGTACCGACCCGGCCGTCCAGGACGCCCTGCACGCCGCGCGGCTGGACCAGCTGGGCCGCCCCACCGCCGACGACGGCCTCGCCGGGCTGCTGGCCGACCCCACCGCGTACGAGTCCTTCGACGCCGAGGCCGCCGCCGCCCGGGGGATGGCCTTCGAGCATCTGGATCAGCTGGCGCTGGAGCATCTGATGGGGGCGGTCTGA